A genomic segment from Nodularia sphaerocarpa UHCC 0038 encodes:
- a CDS encoding pentapeptide repeat-containing protein, producing the protein MNTRLNNRIGASILSVLLWVVVGITTIVGYTPTALALEYNKEILIEADFSGRDLTDSSFTKANLRQSNFNHANLRGVSFFAANLESANLESADLSFATLDSARLIKANLTNAVLEGAFASNARFDGAIIDGADFTDILLRQDEEKKLCQLAKGTNPVTGRDTRDTLFCP; encoded by the coding sequence ATGAATACTAGATTAAATAATCGAATTGGAGCCAGTATACTCAGTGTATTGCTTTGGGTAGTAGTTGGCATCACAACAATTGTCGGGTACACGCCCACAGCTTTGGCTCTGGAATATAACAAAGAAATTTTGATCGAGGCTGATTTTTCTGGACGTGATTTAACAGACTCTAGTTTTACCAAAGCTAATCTCCGCCAAAGTAACTTTAATCATGCTAATTTGCGCGGTGTCAGTTTTTTTGCTGCAAATTTAGAATCGGCAAATTTGGAAAGTGCTGATCTGTCTTTCGCTACTTTAGATTCAGCTCGACTGATTAAAGCTAATTTGACTAACGCGGTTTTAGAAGGTGCGTTTGCTTCTAACGCTCGGTTTGATGGTGCAATTATTGATGGAGCCGATTTTACTGATATTCTGCTACGTCAGGATGAGGAAAAAAAATTGTGTCAACTGGCTAAGGGTACTAATCCTGTGACTGGGCGAGATACAAGGGATACGTTATTTTGTCCGTAG
- a CDS encoding YraN family protein, whose amino-acid sequence MANLPPSHYPDIGELGEDLVAQWLHSTGWSILHRRFSSRWGEIDIIAQLHEKQFCGAKHLFVNQLPQIAFVEVKTRSQGNWDAGGKSAITPQKQAKIGRTARMFLAEYPEKADYPCRFDVAIVYCQRISKQRTDLTLTLEALASLSADGYQFYLQEYLPGAFDSAIDD is encoded by the coding sequence ATGGCGAACCTTCCTCCCTCTCATTATCCCGATATTGGTGAATTAGGAGAAGACCTCGTAGCACAATGGTTACATTCTACAGGCTGGAGTATCTTGCATCGTCGCTTTTCCAGCCGTTGGGGAGAAATCGACATTATCGCCCAACTTCACGAAAAACAGTTCTGCGGTGCAAAGCATCTCTTTGTTAACCAATTACCCCAAATAGCATTTGTGGAAGTGAAAACCCGTAGTCAAGGAAATTGGGATGCAGGGGGTAAAAGTGCTATTACACCACAAAAGCAGGCAAAAATTGGGCGGACGGCGAGAATGTTTTTAGCTGAGTATCCTGAAAAAGCTGACTACCCATGTCGCTTTGATGTTGCTATTGTCTACTGTCAGCGAATCTCAAAACAGCGTACTGATCTGACCTTGACTTTAGAAGCTCTAGCTAGTTTATCAGCAGATGGATACCAATTTTATCTGCAAGAATATCTACCAGGAGCTTTTGACTCTGCAATTGATGACTGA
- the trxA gene encoding thioredoxin, whose product MATKKQFNSFEEMLSGSDVPVLVDFYADWCGPCQMMVPILEQVNAQLQNSLRIVKIDTEKYAALATQYQINALPTLVLFKQGQPVEKIEGVMQAEQLVQHLKNFI is encoded by the coding sequence ATGGCTACAAAAAAACAATTCAACAGTTTTGAAGAGATGTTATCTGGTTCGGATGTACCAGTGTTGGTAGATTTTTATGCTGATTGGTGTGGTCCTTGTCAGATGATGGTGCCAATTTTAGAGCAAGTTAACGCCCAACTACAAAATAGTTTGCGGATTGTGAAAATTGACACTGAAAAGTATGCAGCCCTAGCAACTCAGTACCAAATTAATGCTTTACCCACATTGGTACTATTTAAACAAGGTCAGCCAGTAGAAAAAATTGAGGGCGTGATGCAAGCAGAACAATTGGTGCAACATCTCAAAAATTTCATTTAA
- a CDS encoding Uma2 family endonuclease yields the protein MSLTTAKRFTIDEYHRLAKLGFFTEDERVELIEGEIVQMVAKGTAHSVCETLLFRELIKLIADSALVRGQQPIIISEHSEPEPDLAIVRNIDDNYLSAHPQSSDILLLIEVADSSLKYDQEIKLPLYAKAGITNYWIFNLVNNYLECYSEPYQDLQYKSGYRRKLIFLPNETVNLPVFSDLVLNLFQVFPKK from the coding sequence ATGAGCCTAACTACTGCTAAACGCTTCACCATAGATGAATATCACCGTCTGGCAAAACTCGGCTTCTTCACAGAGGATGAACGAGTTGAACTAATTGAAGGAGAAATAGTTCAGATGGTCGCTAAAGGTACAGCACACTCGGTTTGTGAAACACTCTTATTTAGGGAGTTAATCAAGCTTATAGCAGATAGTGCTTTAGTACGAGGTCAACAACCAATTATCATCTCCGAACACAGTGAACCTGAACCAGATTTAGCCATTGTGCGTAATATTGATGATAATTATCTTTCTGCTCATCCTCAGTCATCGGATATATTGCTGTTAATTGAAGTTGCTGATTCCTCTTTAAAATATGACCAAGAGATAAAATTGCCGCTTTATGCAAAAGCAGGTATTACTAATTATTGGATATTTAATTTAGTAAATAATTATCTAGAGTGTTATAGTGAACCTTATCAAGATTTGCAATACAAATCTGGCTATCGCCGCAAGTTAATTTTCTTGCCTAACGAGACAGTTAATTTACCCGTTTTTTCTGATTTAGTTTTAAATTTATTTCAGGTATTTCCTAAAAAGTAA
- the dnaG gene encoding DNA primase yields MQIPRLHPDTIEEIKQRADIVDVVSDHVVLRKRGKDFVGLCPFHDEKSPSFTVSQTKQMYYCFGCQAGGNAIKFLMDVGKHSFAEVVLDLARRYQVPVQTLAPEQRQELQRQISLREQLYEVLASTGQFYQHALRQSQGQKAYQYLQSERQLKEETIQQFGLGYAPAGWETLHRYLVEDKRYPVHLVEKAGLIKPRKEGGGYYDVFRDRLMIPICDIQGRVIAFGGRTLSDEQPKYLNSPETELFSKGKTLFALDHAKDGISKLDQAVVVEGYFDAIALHAAGINNAVASLGTALSIEQVRLILRYTESKQLVLNFDADKAGNIAAERAIGEIAALAYKGEVQLKIVNIPDGKDADEYLHTHTPFDYEQLLANAPLWLNWQIDQIIQNRDLKQATDFQQVSQQLVKLLKNIDNSDTRNYYVSHCAEILSLGDTRLIPLRVENLLTQIAPTTATRNKPLSSKKKFTQSPVPGDKSLLELAEALLLRIYLHCPEQRQVIFNILEERNLEFSFSHHRLLWQKILGATGDELDFVSSLQDRYLELAEEIESVSHLFHVNEKSKQEMLRTPQVVQAAVACMERVLIEKRYRYFLELWEQTDSEAEPEKWQSYYQSFYNEKMRLQELDRQRQFSITDLI; encoded by the coding sequence ATGCAAATTCCCCGCTTGCACCCAGATACAATTGAGGAAATTAAACAACGTGCTGATATTGTTGATGTCGTTTCAGATCACGTAGTTTTACGCAAGCGTGGTAAGGATTTTGTGGGTTTGTGTCCTTTCCATGATGAGAAATCTCCTAGTTTCACAGTCAGTCAAACCAAGCAAATGTACTATTGCTTTGGCTGTCAAGCCGGGGGAAATGCTATTAAGTTTTTAATGGATGTGGGAAAACACTCTTTTGCAGAGGTGGTGTTAGATTTAGCACGACGTTATCAAGTACCTGTGCAAACTCTCGCACCAGAACAACGCCAAGAATTACAGCGTCAAATTTCTCTACGTGAACAGTTGTATGAGGTTCTGGCTTCTACTGGACAGTTTTATCAACACGCCCTCAGACAAAGCCAAGGACAAAAAGCCTATCAGTATTTGCAATCTGAACGCCAACTGAAGGAGGAAACTATTCAGCAGTTTGGCTTAGGTTATGCACCCGCAGGTTGGGAAACTCTGCATCGCTATCTGGTGGAGGATAAACGTTACCCAGTGCATCTGGTGGAAAAAGCCGGATTGATTAAGCCTCGGAAGGAAGGAGGCGGTTATTATGATGTGTTTCGCGATCGCCTGATGATTCCCATCTGCGATATCCAAGGGCGGGTAATTGCTTTTGGTGGGAGAACTTTATCTGATGAGCAACCGAAGTATTTAAATTCACCAGAAACTGAGCTTTTTAGTAAGGGTAAAACTTTATTCGCCCTGGATCACGCCAAAGACGGAATTTCAAAACTTGATCAAGCTGTAGTGGTAGAAGGATATTTTGATGCGATCGCCCTCCATGCTGCGGGTATTAATAACGCTGTCGCCTCTCTAGGAACAGCTTTAAGCATTGAACAAGTCCGGTTAATCTTACGCTACACCGAATCGAAACAATTAGTCCTCAACTTTGATGCTGACAAAGCCGGGAACATCGCCGCCGAACGAGCCATTGGAGAAATTGCCGCATTAGCGTATAAAGGCGAAGTGCAATTAAAAATCGTCAATATTCCTGATGGTAAAGATGCTGATGAATACCTACATACTCATACACCATTCGACTATGAGCAACTGTTAGCAAACGCCCCACTGTGGCTGAATTGGCAAATTGACCAAATTATTCAAAACCGGGATTTAAAACAAGCTACCGACTTTCAGCAAGTCAGCCAGCAGCTAGTAAAATTACTGAAAAATATAGATAACAGCGACACCAGAAATTATTACGTTTCTCACTGTGCGGAAATCCTCAGCTTGGGTGATACGAGACTGATACCCCTACGAGTGGAAAATCTATTAACTCAAATTGCACCAACTACCGCCACAAGAAATAAACCTTTATCCAGTAAAAAGAAATTCACCCAATCCCCAGTTCCAGGGGATAAAAGTCTCTTAGAATTAGCAGAAGCCTTACTATTAAGAATTTATCTGCACTGTCCCGAACAGCGTCAAGTTATTTTTAACATCTTAGAAGAACGAAATTTAGAATTTAGCTTTTCCCATCATCGATTATTGTGGCAGAAGATTTTAGGAGCAACGGGAGATGAATTAGACTTTGTATCAAGTTTGCAAGATAGATATTTAGAATTAGCAGAAGAAATAGAATCAGTTTCCCATTTATTTCATGTGAATGAAAAAAGCAAGCAAGAAATGCTGCGAACACCCCAAGTAGTTCAAGCTGCTGTTGCTTGTATGGAGAGAGTATTAATAGAGAAACGCTATCGTTATTTCTTAGAACTTTGGGAACAAACCGATTCCGAAGCCGAACCAGAAAAATGGCAATCATATTATCAATCTTTCTACAATGAAAAAATGCGACTACAAGAACTCGACCGTCAACGCCAATTTTCCATTACAGATTTAATTTAA
- a CDS encoding SDR family oxidoreductase encodes MLRKVMLPGNKNTIVITGASTGIGAACALLLDKLGYFVFAGVRKDEDGQKLQEQASPKLRTMFLDVTDFESIKCAVETVTNVVGDRGILGLVNNAGIAVPSPLELLPIAEFQQQLDVNVTGQLAVTQGFLGLLRQGKGRIVNMGSISGRSAAPFLGAYNASKFALEALTDVMRMELKPWGISVVIIEPGAIATPIWEKSFLQVDTARKNLPQSAETLYGEAMSAVRKRVGTIASGGISAELVAETVVQALTAKLPKTRYLVGKDAKIAVLLKYILPDQVYDRVMLYSMGL; translated from the coding sequence ATGCTGAGGAAAGTCATGCTTCCAGGAAATAAAAATACAATTGTCATCACAGGAGCATCAACAGGAATTGGTGCGGCGTGTGCTTTACTGTTAGACAAGTTGGGATATTTTGTGTTTGCTGGCGTGCGTAAAGATGAGGATGGTCAAAAACTGCAAGAACAAGCGTCACCAAAGCTGAGAACAATGTTTTTAGATGTGACTGACTTTGAATCAATTAAATGTGCAGTTGAAACGGTAACAAATGTAGTTGGTGATAGGGGAATTTTAGGTTTAGTAAATAATGCCGGTATTGCCGTTCCCAGCCCCTTAGAATTACTACCAATTGCTGAATTTCAACAGCAATTGGATGTTAATGTCACTGGACAATTAGCTGTTACACAAGGATTTCTGGGTTTATTACGCCAGGGTAAAGGTAGAATTGTGAATATGGGTTCCATTAGCGGTAGAAGTGCTGCGCCGTTTTTGGGAGCTTACAATGCTTCAAAATTTGCCCTGGAAGCTCTAACTGATGTCATGCGTATGGAGTTAAAACCTTGGGGAATTTCAGTTGTAATTATAGAACCAGGTGCGATCGCTACTCCAATTTGGGAAAAGTCGTTTCTGCAAGTGGACACAGCACGGAAGAACCTACCACAATCAGCAGAAACACTTTATGGTGAAGCCATGAGCGCTGTACGTAAAAGAGTGGGGACTATAGCATCTGGGGGAATTTCTGCGGAGCTGGTAGCTGAAACTGTCGTTCAGGCGCTGACGGCAAAGCTCCCAAAAACACGCTATCTTGTGGGAAAAGACGCTAAAATTGCCGTTCTACTGAAGTATATTTTGCCAGATCAGGTGTATGACCGTGTAATGTTATATTCAATGGGTTTGTGA
- a CDS encoding protochlorophyllide reductase has protein sequence MAQDQKSTVVITGASSGVGLQAARALSQKGWHVVMACRNLSKAENAAKSLGMEPDSYTVMHIDLGSLESVRQFVKDFRASGKSLDALVCNAAIYMPLIKEPLRSPEGFELSVATNHLGHFLLCNLLLEDLKNSPSSEPRLVILGTVTHNPKELGGKIPPRPDLGDLKGFAEGFQEPVAMIDGKKFEPVKAYKDSKVCNVLTMRELHRRYHESHGITFSSLYPGCVATTALFRNHYPLFQKIFPLFQRYITGGFVTEEESGDRVAEVVSDPQYNQSGAYWSWGNRQKKNGKSFLQEVSNEASDDDKAERMWELSAKLVGLS, from the coding sequence ATGGCACAAGATCAGAAGTCAACAGTCGTAATCACGGGCGCTTCCTCTGGGGTGGGTTTGCAAGCCGCGAGAGCGCTTTCCCAAAAGGGGTGGCACGTGGTTATGGCTTGTCGGAATTTATCCAAGGCGGAAAATGCTGCTAAATCTTTGGGGATGGAGCCGGATAGCTACACAGTCATGCACATTGACTTAGGCTCTTTAGAAAGTGTTCGGCAGTTTGTCAAGGATTTTAGAGCCAGTGGTAAGTCCTTGGATGCTTTGGTTTGCAATGCGGCTATTTATATGCCTTTAATCAAGGAACCTTTGCGAAGCCCGGAAGGATTTGAGTTGAGTGTGGCGACAAATCACCTTGGGCATTTCCTGCTGTGTAACCTGCTTTTGGAAGATTTGAAAAATTCACCTTCTTCTGAGCCAAGGCTGGTAATTTTGGGAACTGTGACGCACAATCCCAAGGAGTTGGGCGGGAAAATTCCACCCCGTCCAGATTTGGGCGATTTGAAGGGTTTTGCTGAAGGTTTTCAAGAGCCGGTGGCGATGATTGACGGTAAAAAGTTTGAACCTGTCAAGGCTTACAAGGATAGCAAGGTGTGTAATGTGTTGACGATGAGGGAGCTACATCGGCGCTATCATGAGTCACACGGTATCACTTTTAGCTCTCTTTATCCTGGTTGTGTGGCGACAACTGCTTTATTTAGAAATCACTATCCTTTGTTTCAGAAGATTTTTCCTCTTTTCCAAAGGTACATTACTGGGGGTTTTGTGACTGAGGAAGAATCAGGCGATCGCGTGGCGGAGGTTGTCAGCGATCCTCAGTATAATCAATCTGGTGCTTATTGGAGCTGGGGAAATAGACAAAAGAAAAATGGTAAGTCTTTTCTGCAAGAGGTTTCTAATGAAGCCAGTGATGATGATAAGGCTGAACGTATGTGGGAGTTAAGCGCTAAGTTGGTGGGATTGTCTTAG
- a CDS encoding N-acetylmuramoyl-L-alanine amidase yields the protein MGRIFISAAHGGREAGGIDPGSIAGGTTEAREMILLRDLIVTELRARSFDVLAVPDDLSAAQTIAWINSRGRRVDVALEIHADTASSPSVRGAGVFYIPTNQERKTNGELVLMGLLRRVTQLPNRGVRPDTDSGLGSLIFCRQLTIPSLLMQVGFISSPEDRSLLQNRRRDFAVGIADGLASWSRVIDPSSVTPVEPIYPAINININGQKYAEQGILINGNSYVPIDLVDQLRIDLSKSPNVNRISYQKIVYIKAVDLRDFNVTIGWDAANRTINLRSNLLICADQLDRIMSRGNTSEVELQLFLRNNNESALVNFPDLPKLYREEGNAEGVNYDIAFCQMCLETGFLRFGSNIRPEQNNFSGLGSIGGGAEAASFSSARIGVRAHIQHLKAYASLEPLVNEVVDPRFRFITRGVASSIYQLSGRWSADLDYGTKILAMMKRLYESARLL from the coding sequence ATGGGACGTATTTTTATTTCAGCAGCTCACGGGGGTAGAGAAGCAGGAGGCATTGATCCTGGTTCCATCGCAGGTGGTACAACCGAAGCCAGAGAAATGATTTTGCTGCGGGATTTGATTGTAACAGAATTACGAGCGCGGAGTTTTGATGTTTTAGCAGTTCCCGATGACCTCAGCGCCGCCCAAACTATTGCTTGGATTAATTCCCGTGGTCGTCGGGTTGATGTCGCCCTAGAAATTCATGCTGATACTGCTAGCAGTCCATCTGTGCGCGGTGCGGGTGTCTTCTACATTCCTACCAACCAGGAACGTAAAACTAATGGCGAATTGGTGTTAATGGGGCTTTTGCGCCGTGTAACTCAGTTACCAAATCGGGGAGTCAGGCCAGATACAGATAGCGGTTTGGGGAGTTTAATATTTTGTCGCCAACTCACTATTCCTTCTTTATTAATGCAAGTAGGCTTTATTAGCAGTCCAGAAGATCGCTCTTTGCTGCAAAATCGTCGCCGGGATTTCGCTGTAGGAATTGCCGATGGTCTAGCATCTTGGAGTCGGGTAATTGACCCCAGTTCTGTTACTCCTGTTGAACCAATTTATCCAGCAATTAACATTAATATTAATGGGCAGAAATACGCCGAGCAAGGAATATTAATTAATGGTAATTCTTACGTTCCTATTGATTTAGTAGATCAGCTAAGAATTGATTTATCAAAATCACCTAATGTTAATCGGATTAGTTATCAAAAAATTGTTTACATTAAAGCAGTTGATTTGAGAGATTTTAATGTAACTATCGGTTGGGATGCGGCAAATCGGACAATTAATTTACGCTCAAATTTATTAATTTGCGCTGACCAACTTGACCGCATTATGTCACGGGGAAATACATCAGAAGTTGAGTTACAATTGTTCCTGAGAAATAACAATGAAAGTGCTTTAGTCAATTTTCCTGATCTCCCAAAATTGTATCGAGAAGAAGGGAACGCCGAGGGTGTGAACTATGACATTGCTTTCTGTCAAATGTGTTTAGAAACTGGATTTTTACGTTTTGGGAGCAATATCAGACCTGAGCAAAATAACTTCTCTGGTTTAGGTTCTATTGGCGGTGGTGCAGAAGCTGCATCTTTTTCTAGTGCTAGAATTGGTGTGAGAGCGCATATTCAACACTTAAAAGCTTACGCTAGTTTAGAACCTTTGGTAAACGAAGTTGTAGATCCACGATTTCGCTTTATTACTCGTGGGGTTGCATCATCAATTTATCAGCTTTCTGGGCGTTGGTCAGCAGATTTAGACTATGGTACGAAAATTCTAGCTATGATGAAAAGATTGTATGAGTCAGCACGACTTTTATAA